The Hemibagrus wyckioides isolate EC202008001 linkage group LG13, SWU_Hwy_1.0, whole genome shotgun sequence DNA window tgaggagataatcagtgttaatcacttcacctctcaccgctcataatgttatgcctgatcaatgtatgTTTGTCACAGTAACACATTCTCCAGTCTCACAATTTTTGTACTTATTTTCTAAAACTAGGAACAGTGTTGTTTAAATGATAGCagtaatgttttaattaattgtAACATAATGGGATTAGATTGGGTACTTCAGGCAGAACGCTCCACTAAATAAACCAGATGGCACATTTGCTTAATGATATTAATGTTTGAATAGTTCCATTCAGTTCAGGCATATTCATGAAGTGAATCTGTGCTGTGATAAACTGCATAAAAAATCTGTACAACTTTTGACCACCAAAAGGAGTCTCTGGGTGACTCCTGTATTTTATGAGTGCTCTATGAGTGTGAATTTTTTCCCAGATATCAGAGTTATAATTATTCTGACCACTGCATTGTAGCTCTTGAGCAGACAGACCCTTGTGCTTGACTGGTGTTTGATTACTGTGCAGATCTGCAGCAGGACAGGCTGTTGAGACTGGGAGCTGTCCCCAGACTGGTGTCTGTGCTGCTGCAGTATTGTGAGAATGAGGCTTTGTTGAGCTCCTGTCTGCTGGCTCTGTGTAATCTGGCTGGTATGGATGAAGAGGATGGCTCTACACTTGTCTGGGAGAAAAGAGGCCATTCTGACGAGGACATGCATGTGTTCCATGGCACTTCTCAGCACTCGTTTGGTTTTGTGTCCACAGTGACGGTAATCCGGCTAAACCAGTGGTCTCAGGGACAGTACTCAGTAAGCGTGGAAGTGGTTCAGAAATGTTCCACTCTCTTAAAGAAGGAACACAACAGACGACAGACTGAACGACGCCTGCTAAGTTTCACATGCCTGGGCTTTTTCCCCAAATTCTACAAGATTATAAAGCACTCTGTGAGGAACATTGCTAAGAACAGGAGTCGTCTGAAGTCAACATTGTTTCACACTTTCTTGTGAGGATAAATCACAAACAGACAATGgagaaaaaatgaagaaaacaagATATGGACCACCAGCATCCTGAAACTCAGGATAACGAGACATCTCTATCTGCTTGTCAGTCATGTTTCCTGTCAGAAAACGGAAAGCTTTCAAAAATCAGAAACCTTTCTAACCTTGGTAACCATAGGGCTCGTGTTTTGTGAAGCAAGGCCTTTGAGGAAACCCTGAAAGGACTGTATTTGTATGAATGATAGTGGTTTCAAAATAGCTTCAGCTAACTTTCACTGAAATCACTAAATATCATTAGTTCTCCTTATGTAAATAAGAATAAGTGCATTATTGCTATGctgatattatatttattgtacatATCATATAATATATGCAAAGTCCAAACATAATTTTGCATATTGAGGTATCTAGACAcattaagggttttttttatttgtttgttttgctttgcacTTAGCATAAGAAGGAATGGAGGCTAAGGTGCAATCTGTTGTTTGCATCAGTCTGTTTGTATCTAAGAGGCCTTATACTACTCGAGTCCATGATTGTGAGCTGCAGAGAGAGGCTTCACTGTTTTGTATTCACAAAATGTTTTTCAGAGCCTTGTGTTCATTATGTAATGCAAATGAAGAAGCATGACTAACATCATAATTGGTTTTCTTCATCATAATATAACCAGCGGTTACAGGCACTTCACTTCTATTTCATCAATATGTCAAAAGATTATCTAGCT harbors:
- the si:dkey-21e13.3 gene encoding uncharacterized protein si:dkey-21e13.3 codes for the protein MDSLSSALGAISVTTELVVEELEPHIETLLTAVVKKKSSIAEQVVESGILPVLAQALRRKSTLTVQTARLVAELSKEACFRDSCFETGIVSALLTLLLSENQELLLHVSRAIGRICCNSNLQQDRLLRLGAVPRLVSVLLQYCENEALLSSCLLALCNLAGMDEEDGSTLVWEKRGHSDEDMHVFHGTSQHSFGFVSTVTVIRLNQWSQGQYSVSVEVVQKCSTLLKKEHNRRQTERRLLSFTCLGFFPKFYKIIKHSVRNIAKNRSRLKSTLFHTFL